A part of Pectobacterium cacticida genomic DNA contains:
- a CDS encoding oligogalacturonate-specific porin KdgM family protein, whose amino-acid sequence MKTYTRNLLMVCAGFTPFLVQAQTDGKTTFQYEHNWKTEDRRHSDSIKLIHKKTNGWSYEVKFSTAAGGNSNYDVAYDDMQGGSGGMVIGKDLKLSKAATLTPSFEFSIGNASMMYQPGLKYSYRIHRNWSTYGRYRYEYKKPSRSSRYSTISTSDKYGHAGETYLSKSDTGRHRLDAGITYSGINNINLTYVFNYYIGENTTKSYKYSKGEFTEREYALYDNGKTDYEHQFKVQYKLNKKLTPYIEYDDINKSSTSSSRQGKIKVGLNYVF is encoded by the coding sequence ATGAAAACATACACACGTAATCTACTTATGGTTTGTGCCGGGTTCACGCCGTTCCTTGTTCAGGCACAAACCGATGGTAAAACCACCTTTCAATATGAACATAATTGGAAGACGGAAGATCGCCGCCACTCAGATTCCATCAAGTTGATTCACAAAAAGACAAACGGTTGGTCATATGAAGTCAAATTTAGTACGGCGGCGGGCGGAAATAGCAACTACGACGTGGCCTATGATGATATGCAGGGCGGCTCTGGCGGGATGGTGATAGGTAAGGACCTTAAGCTGAGCAAAGCCGCAACCTTGACGCCGAGCTTTGAATTCTCTATCGGTAACGCCAGCATGATGTACCAACCTGGTCTGAAATACAGTTATCGCATTCATCGCAACTGGTCTACCTACGGTCGCTACCGATATGAATATAAGAAACCTTCGCGCAGTTCACGTTATTCAACGATTTCCACATCGGACAAATATGGTCATGCTGGCGAAACCTATTTATCAAAATCCGACACGGGACGCCATCGTTTGGATGCAGGGATAACCTATTCAGGAATTAATAATATCAATCTGACCTACGTTTTTAACTATTATATCGGCGAAAACACCACGAAATCGTATAAATATAGCAAGGGCGAATTCACGGAAAGAGAATACGCATTGTACGATAACGGTAAAACGGACTATGAGCATCAGTTCAAAGTTCAATATAAGTTAAACAAGAAGCTAACTCCTTACATTGAGTATGATGATATTAATAAATCCAGCACATCATCAAGCCGTCAGGGGAAAATCAAAGTTGGTTTAAACTACGTTTTCTAA
- the uca gene encoding urea carboxylase produces the protein MFKTVLIANRGEIACRAIRTLKRMGIASVAIYSDADKNAPHVKDADIAIALGGEKASDSYLCIDKVLAAAQQSGAEAIWPGYGFLSESLPFAAACEKAGIVFIGPTAQQLGEFGLKHRARELAAAAGVPMTPGTPLLASLEEALAAAEDIGYPVMLKSTAGGGGIGLTRCADATALRTAWESVRRLGEQFFSDAGVFLERCIDRARHVEVQIFGDGKGRVVALGERDCSLQRRNQKVVEETPAPHLPDATRAALLASAVKLGELVSYRSAGTVEYIYDAERDAFFFLEVNTRLQVEHPVTECVTGLDLVECMLRVAADEPLDWEKLMQAPRGAAIEVRIYAEDPLKNFQPSPGVLTEVAFPDGVRVDGWVSTGSEVSAYYDPMIAKLIVHAPTRELALAKMQQALNATRLHGIATNLDYLRQIIATDAFQHGTVWTRMLDSFTPSASVIEVIQPGTWSSVQDYPGRLGYWDIGVPPSGPMDDLAFRLANRIVGNDDVAAGLEFTLQGPTLRFHCDAVIALTGADCPTTLDGEAVPYWQPVTIKAGQTLTLGRAQSGCRTYLAVRNGIDVPQYLGSRSTFALGEFGGHAGRTLRVADKLAISQPALPACTTPAPVSAPQAVDPALIPQYGNDWRIGVLYGPHGAPDFFTHAAIDEFFAAEWQVHYNSNRLGVRLVGPKPTWTRENGGEAGLHPSNVHDCEYAIGAINFTGDFPVILTRDGPSLGGFVCPVTIAKAELWKVGQVKPGDRIRFHPISADEALALEQAQSTSIATLNVVQTPTFDAPSLASTAHGSATILAAIPATATTPAAVYRQAGDNYILIEYGENVLDLALRLRVHLLMMAIRASETAGIAELSPGVRSLQVRYDSQVIRQRALLDLLLHLESQLGDVSQMKVPSRIVHLPMAFEDSATLGAVERYRETVRASAPWLPNNVDFIQRINGLPSRDDVRDIIFDASYLILGLGDVYLGAPCAVPIDPRHRLLSSKYNPARTFTAEGTVGIGGMYMCIYGMDSPGGYQLVGRTLPIWNKFLKNDQFLAGEPWLLRFFDQVRFYPVSEAELTTLREDFREGRATIRIEESTFDFAEHSRFLVEQADDIAAFRQRQSTAFATEVALWQQEEDNPVPEITPLAPVEEDDDAFPINADMNGNIWKILVHAGDDIEAGQPLIIVEAMKMELTIAAPRSGRVKRIGCQPGRPVSPGETLLWLE, from the coding sequence ATGTTTAAGACGGTATTGATTGCTAACCGGGGTGAAATCGCCTGTCGGGCCATACGCACGCTGAAGCGTATGGGGATTGCCAGCGTGGCGATTTATTCCGATGCTGACAAAAATGCGCCGCACGTTAAGGACGCAGATATAGCCATCGCGCTGGGAGGCGAAAAAGCGAGCGATAGCTATTTATGCATCGATAAAGTACTGGCCGCCGCGCAGCAGAGTGGGGCTGAGGCCATCTGGCCGGGATACGGCTTTCTGTCTGAAAGTCTTCCGTTTGCCGCCGCCTGTGAGAAAGCCGGTATCGTGTTTATTGGGCCAACCGCGCAACAACTTGGCGAATTTGGTTTGAAGCACCGCGCGCGTGAATTAGCGGCCGCCGCCGGTGTCCCCATGACGCCGGGAACGCCGCTACTGGCGTCGTTAGAGGAAGCATTAGCCGCCGCAGAGGATATCGGTTATCCGGTGATGCTGAAAAGCACTGCCGGTGGCGGCGGCATTGGCCTGACGCGCTGTGCGGACGCGACGGCGCTGCGGACGGCCTGGGAGAGTGTGCGTCGCTTGGGCGAACAATTTTTCAGCGACGCGGGCGTTTTCCTCGAACGCTGCATCGATCGGGCGCGTCATGTCGAAGTGCAGATTTTTGGCGATGGTAAGGGCCGTGTCGTGGCGCTGGGCGAACGCGATTGCTCATTGCAACGGCGTAATCAGAAGGTCGTGGAAGAAACGCCAGCGCCACATCTGCCAGACGCCACACGCGCGGCGCTGCTCGCTTCAGCGGTGAAACTGGGTGAACTGGTCAGCTATCGCAGCGCGGGAACGGTGGAGTATATCTACGATGCTGAACGCGATGCGTTCTTTTTCCTTGAAGTAAATACGCGTTTGCAGGTGGAGCACCCTGTGACGGAGTGCGTTACCGGGCTGGATTTGGTCGAATGTATGCTGCGCGTCGCGGCGGATGAACCGCTGGACTGGGAAAAACTCATGCAGGCTCCGCGCGGCGCGGCGATCGAAGTGCGTATTTATGCGGAAGATCCGCTGAAAAACTTTCAGCCCAGCCCCGGCGTTTTGACCGAAGTGGCATTTCCCGATGGGGTGCGGGTCGACGGTTGGGTCAGTACCGGTTCCGAAGTATCGGCGTATTACGATCCGATGATCGCCAAACTGATTGTCCACGCGCCAACCCGTGAACTGGCGCTGGCGAAGATGCAACAGGCGCTGAATGCCACTCGCTTGCATGGGATTGCTACTAATCTGGATTATTTGCGGCAGATTATTGCCACCGACGCCTTTCAGCATGGCACGGTTTGGACGCGCATGCTCGACAGCTTTACGCCGTCAGCCTCAGTCATTGAAGTGATCCAACCCGGCACCTGGAGCAGTGTACAGGATTATCCTGGCCGCCTGGGGTATTGGGATATTGGCGTACCGCCGTCCGGCCCGATGGACGATCTCGCCTTCCGCCTGGCAAACCGTATTGTCGGTAATGATGACGTGGCAGCCGGGCTGGAATTTACGCTGCAAGGGCCGACGCTGCGCTTCCATTGTGATGCCGTGATTGCGCTGACGGGCGCCGATTGTCCGACAACCCTCGATGGCGAAGCGGTGCCATACTGGCAGCCCGTCACAATCAAAGCCGGACAAACGCTGACGCTAGGGCGCGCGCAGTCCGGCTGCCGCACCTATCTGGCGGTGCGTAACGGCATTGATGTGCCGCAGTATCTCGGTAGCCGCTCGACCTTCGCACTCGGCGAATTTGGCGGTCATGCCGGACGCACGCTGCGCGTAGCGGATAAGCTGGCGATTTCTCAGCCCGCGCTGCCTGCCTGCACCACGCCAGCGCCCGTGAGTGCCCCGCAAGCTGTCGATCCCGCGTTGATTCCTCAATATGGCAACGACTGGCGCATCGGTGTGCTCTACGGCCCGCACGGCGCACCGGATTTCTTTACCCACGCCGCTATTGATGAGTTCTTCGCGGCGGAATGGCAGGTACATTACAACTCGAACCGATTGGGTGTGCGGCTGGTTGGGCCGAAACCGACCTGGACACGGGAAAACGGCGGTGAAGCGGGTCTGCATCCGTCGAACGTACACGACTGCGAATACGCGATTGGCGCAATCAACTTTACCGGCGATTTCCCGGTGATCCTTACGCGCGACGGGCCGAGTCTGGGGGGATTTGTCTGCCCGGTCACCATTGCCAAGGCCGAGCTGTGGAAAGTCGGTCAGGTCAAACCCGGCGATCGTATCCGTTTTCATCCCATCAGTGCGGATGAAGCGCTGGCATTAGAACAGGCGCAGTCGACCAGCATTGCCACGCTGAACGTGGTACAGACGCCGACGTTTGACGCCCCTTCGCTGGCGTCGACAGCGCACGGTTCAGCCACCATACTGGCGGCCATTCCCGCGACCGCCACGACGCCCGCCGCCGTCTACCGTCAGGCCGGGGATAACTATATTCTGATCGAGTATGGCGAAAATGTGCTGGATCTGGCGCTGCGGTTGCGTGTTCACCTGCTTATGATGGCGATCCGCGCGTCGGAAACGGCAGGCATCGCAGAACTCTCGCCCGGCGTGCGGTCGTTACAGGTGCGTTACGACAGCCAGGTGATTCGTCAGCGTGCGTTATTAGACCTATTGCTCCATCTGGAAAGTCAGCTTGGCGATGTCAGCCAGATGAAGGTGCCGTCGCGCATTGTCCATTTGCCGATGGCGTTTGAAGACAGCGCTACACTGGGCGCGGTGGAACGCTATCGCGAAACCGTCCGCGCCAGTGCGCCGTGGCTACCGAATAATGTCGATTTTATTCAGCGGATTAATGGGTTACCCAGCCGCGATGACGTGCGCGACATCATTTTTGACGCCAGCTATCTGATTCTGGGGCTGGGCGACGTCTATCTCGGCGCGCCTTGCGCCGTCCCAATCGATCCGCGCCACCGCCTGCTGAGTTCCAAATACAATCCGGCGCGCACCTTTACGGCCGAAGGGACGGTCGGTATCGGCGGCATGTACATGTGTATCTACGGCATGGATTCGCCAGGCGGCTATCAACTGGTCGGACGCACCCTGCCGATTTGGAACAAATTCCTCAAAAATGACCAATTCCTCGCGGGTGAACCGTGGCTGCTGCGCTTCTTCGATCAGGTGCGTTTCTATCCAGTAAGCGAAGCCGAGCTGACGACGCTGCGTGAAGATTTCCGCGAAGGGCGCGCCACGATCCGCATTGAAGAATCCACTTTTGATTTTGCCGAGCACTCCCGTTTCCTGGTGGAACAGGCCGACGATATTGCCGCTTTCCGCCAGCGTCAATCCACCGCGTTTGCAACGGAAGTGGCGCTGTGGCAACAGGAAGAAGACAACCCGGTGCCGGAGATAACGCCACTCGCGCCGGTAGAGGAGGACGACGACGCTTTCCCGATCAATGCGGATATGAATGGCAATATCTGGAAAATCCTGGTGCACGCAGGGGATGACATTGAAGCCGGACAGCCGCTCATCATTGTCGAAGCCATGAAAATGGAATTGACGATCGCCGCACCGCGATCGGGTCGGGTGAAACGCATCGGTTGCCAGCCGGGTCGACCGGTCAGCCCAGGTGAAACCTTACTGTGGCTGGAATAA
- a CDS encoding oligogalacturonate-specific porin KdgM family protein, with protein MKKRYLVAGILFAQIYAISASASDTKLSYEHSWGTMNRYHGDQVGMRHFMDNGLYVGVELNFYNKNKDLTIDDVVSNSYAFYTGFAYNLTPELTLTPNLEARFYSGGTSGDGTVGDIGASQTSGARYTPGLKLTWAITDTSDLHAQYRYDLRKITRSKRKSADDDTHRHRYEAGIAYKGFNNFTLAYNAYYYHADYVLQNDKKHDYQQDFDVFYTINANWTAYVGVEDVASGRDVKSREGKGKVGFTYTF; from the coding sequence ATGAAAAAACGCTACCTTGTGGCCGGTATTCTTTTTGCCCAAATTTATGCTATTTCCGCCTCTGCTTCTGATACCAAACTCAGCTATGAACATAGCTGGGGAACCATGAACCGCTACCATGGTGATCAAGTCGGCATGCGGCATTTTATGGACAACGGCCTGTACGTCGGTGTTGAGTTGAATTTTTATAATAAGAATAAAGATCTGACCATCGATGATGTCGTCTCAAATTCTTATGCATTTTATACCGGATTTGCCTACAACCTAACGCCAGAATTAACCCTGACGCCCAATCTGGAAGCACGTTTCTATTCCGGTGGCACCAGCGGCGACGGAACTGTAGGTGACATTGGCGCGAGCCAGACTTCAGGAGCTCGCTATACGCCAGGATTGAAATTGACCTGGGCGATAACGGATACGTCGGATCTTCATGCGCAATATCGCTATGACCTGAGAAAGATCACGCGTAGCAAGCGCAAGAGCGCGGACGATGACACGCATCGCCATCGCTATGAAGCGGGTATTGCCTATAAGGGGTTCAACAATTTCACGCTAGCGTATAACGCTTATTACTACCACGCGGATTATGTTCTGCAAAACGACAAAAAGCATGATTATCAGCAGGATTTCGACGTGTTTTACACTATTAACGCCAATTGGACAGCATACGTAGGCGTTGAGGATGTCGCCAGCGGTCGGGATGTAAAATCTCGTGAAGGGAAAGGAAAAGTCGGCTTTACCTACACGTTTTAG
- the atzF gene encoding allophanate hydrolase produces MSRMTGLTLQEWKQYYQQHADRVSETLGALLASLSKDDPAWIALATPAQLQAQLTELLPRYRDNPASLPLFGVPFAVKDNIDVAGWPTSAACPAFTYQATQDATAVARLKAAGAVVIGKTNLDQFATGLVGTRSPFGAVPNTFNADYISGGSSSGSASVLARGLVAFSLGTDTAGSGRVPAGFNNVVGLKPTKGWLSASGVVPACRLNDTISVFALTVEDAFTVAELAGGYDATDAYSRRHPANTPAALPAKPRFAIPSDPTFFADDIAQSAWQQALVALEASGATLHPIDFSIFTQLAEQLYQGPWVAERTVAVGDILQQPENMDPVVHGIVANGERFSAVETFKAEYLRAELARQIQQTLAAFDALVVPTSPTIHTLEAIKREPVRYNSQLGTYTNFTNLADLSALALPAPFRADGLPAGITLLAPAWHDRALASFGQRWQAQLALTLGATGKPLPAEPAALPPSALHVRLAVVGAHLTGMPLNHQLTQRDAVFVEETHTAANYRLYALANTQPAKPGLAKSGDGAAIIVELWDIPLARFGEFVAEIPAPLGIGTLTLADGRQVKGFICEPAALSDAVDITEFGGWRNWLAHQEASHV; encoded by the coding sequence ATGTCGAGAATGACAGGGCTTACGCTTCAGGAGTGGAAACAGTATTACCAGCAACATGCCGACCGTGTTAGTGAAACACTGGGCGCGCTGCTCGCCAGCTTGTCAAAGGACGATCCAGCATGGATCGCGCTAGCCACGCCCGCGCAACTACAGGCACAGCTTACCGAACTTTTACCTCGGTATCGGGACAATCCCGCGTCGCTGCCGTTGTTCGGCGTTCCCTTTGCGGTAAAGGATAATATTGATGTCGCTGGCTGGCCGACGAGTGCGGCGTGCCCGGCATTTACCTATCAGGCAACTCAGGATGCGACGGCGGTAGCCCGGTTAAAAGCGGCTGGGGCAGTGGTTATCGGCAAAACTAATCTCGATCAGTTTGCGACCGGCCTGGTAGGGACGCGCTCACCGTTTGGGGCCGTGCCCAATACCTTTAATGCCGACTACATCAGCGGCGGTTCCAGCTCTGGGTCGGCGTCGGTGCTGGCGCGGGGGCTGGTGGCGTTTTCATTAGGCACAGACACCGCCGGGTCGGGGCGTGTGCCTGCCGGGTTTAACAATGTTGTCGGGTTAAAACCGACCAAAGGCTGGCTATCGGCCAGCGGCGTCGTACCGGCGTGTCGTCTCAATGACACCATCTCCGTCTTTGCTTTGACGGTAGAAGACGCCTTTACCGTTGCTGAACTGGCGGGCGGATACGATGCAACCGATGCTTATTCTCGCCGCCATCCGGCCAATACCCCTGCGGCATTGCCAGCAAAGCCACGTTTTGCCATTCCCAGCGATCCCACTTTCTTTGCCGACGATATCGCGCAATCGGCCTGGCAACAGGCGTTGGTCGCATTGGAAGCGTCGGGCGCGACGCTACACCCTATTGATTTCAGTATTTTCACACAACTCGCCGAACAACTTTATCAAGGCCCCTGGGTGGCAGAACGCACGGTGGCTGTAGGGGACATACTGCAACAGCCGGAAAACATGGACCCGGTGGTACACGGCATTGTGGCGAACGGTGAACGCTTTAGCGCAGTAGAAACGTTTAAGGCGGAGTACTTACGTGCCGAGCTGGCGCGGCAGATCCAGCAAACGTTGGCCGCGTTCGATGCGTTAGTCGTACCGACGTCGCCGACGATCCATACGCTAGAGGCAATAAAACGGGAACCGGTGCGCTACAACTCCCAGTTGGGAACTTATACCAACTTTACCAATCTGGCCGATCTCTCGGCGCTGGCGCTGCCCGCCCCATTCCGTGCCGATGGTTTGCCTGCGGGTATCACGTTGCTCGCGCCCGCCTGGCATGACCGCGCATTAGCCAGTTTTGGCCAGCGTTGGCAGGCCCAGTTGGCGCTCACGCTGGGGGCCACGGGTAAACCATTACCCGCCGAACCCGCCGCCTTGCCGCCTTCGGCGTTACACGTTCGTCTGGCGGTGGTCGGTGCGCACCTGACGGGGATGCCGCTCAACCATCAACTGACCCAGCGTGATGCCGTCTTTGTCGAAGAAACGCACACGGCGGCGAACTATCGCCTGTATGCACTGGCCAATACGCAACCGGCGAAACCCGGTTTAGCGAAAAGTGGTGATGGCGCGGCGATTATCGTCGAACTGTGGGACATCCCATTGGCGCGTTTTGGCGAATTTGTGGCGGAAATCCCCGCGCCATTAGGGATTGGCACGTTGACACTCGCCGACGGACGGCAGGTTAAAGGCTTTATTTGCGAACCGGCGGCGCTGAGCGACGCCGTGGATATCACGGAATTCGGCGGCTGGCGCAACTGGCTGGCGCATCAGGAGGCATCTCATGTTTAA
- a CDS encoding type I toxin-antitoxin system SymE family toxin, which translates to MITPEGRLFSRRHADRNNMTRYYRRSPSLHLIGNWLEAAGFATDTPVVITVEQGQLVIRIVAE; encoded by the coding sequence ATGATAACGCCTGAAGGTCGGCTATTCAGCCGCCGTCATGCCGACCGCAACAATATGACGCGCTATTACCGCCGCAGTCCCAGCCTGCACCTTATAGGCAACTGGCTGGAAGCCGCGGGATTTGCGACCGATACCCCGGTCGTTATCACCGTTGAACAGGGGCAACTGGTGATACGCATTGTGGCTGAATGA
- a CDS encoding pectate lyase — protein MNKFVLSILAGLVALHANAAAPDRLSIVNEYVDNVLAKAGDHYHGQSPTPLLADGVDPRTGKPLEWIFPDGRKAVLSNFSAQQNLMRVLVGLSNLSGNPAYKQRAEAIVKYHFQHYQDNSGLLIWGGHRFVDLKTLQPEGPSEKEMVHELKNAYPYYDLMFSVDKEATARFIRGFWNAHVYDWKVMETSRHGKYGQKMGALWESPFEQQPPFFATKGLSFLNAGNDLIYSASLLYNYNKEDGALVWAKRLAQQYVLPRDKVTGLGVYQFTQPLKRDETTDDANTHSKYGDRAQRQFGPEFGPAALEGNMMLKGRTSTIYSENALMQLQLGKDLGPDGKELLKWTTDGLKAFAKYAYNASDNTFRPMLANGKDLSNYVLPRDGYYGKKGTVLKPYPADNTFLLSYARAYTVLPDMELWRVARGIARAQGLGELGSAPGKDVNVDLTTKNNDPYALFALLDLYQASKVKDYLSLAEKVGDNIIRTRYTHGFFMDSSNRQYANIDTIEPYALLALEATVRNQPQSVAPFLNGAGFTEGGYRMEDGSTRVSTRDNELFLLNVGEVLKPNNKK, from the coding sequence ATGAATAAATTTGTGCTGTCGATTCTTGCGGGGTTGGTCGCTTTACACGCCAACGCCGCAGCGCCCGACCGTCTGTCTATCGTCAATGAATATGTTGATAATGTGCTGGCAAAGGCCGGAGACCATTATCACGGCCAATCACCTACGCCGCTGCTGGCTGATGGCGTCGATCCACGCACGGGCAAACCGCTAGAGTGGATCTTTCCCGATGGACGCAAGGCCGTGTTATCCAACTTTTCTGCTCAGCAGAATCTGATGCGGGTGTTGGTTGGGCTAAGTAACCTCAGCGGCAACCCTGCCTATAAACAGCGCGCTGAAGCGATAGTGAAATACCATTTCCAGCACTATCAGGACAACAGCGGCCTGTTGATTTGGGGCGGACATCGCTTCGTAGATTTAAAGACGCTACAGCCGGAAGGCCCGAGTGAAAAAGAGATGGTGCATGAGCTGAAAAATGCCTATCCCTACTACGATTTGATGTTCAGCGTTGATAAAGAAGCCACCGCGCGCTTTATTCGCGGTTTCTGGAATGCGCATGTTTATGACTGGAAGGTGATGGAAACCAGCCGCCACGGTAAATATGGGCAGAAAATGGGCGCGCTCTGGGAGAGTCCATTTGAGCAACAACCCCCCTTCTTCGCCACTAAAGGCCTCAGTTTCCTGAATGCCGGCAATGATCTGATCTATTCCGCCTCGCTGTTGTACAACTACAATAAAGAAGACGGCGCATTGGTTTGGGCAAAGCGTTTGGCACAGCAATATGTTCTGCCACGAGATAAGGTAACCGGGCTTGGCGTGTATCAATTTACCCAACCGCTGAAACGCGATGAAACTACCGACGATGCCAATACGCATTCTAAATATGGCGACCGCGCGCAGCGTCAGTTTGGCCCCGAATTCGGCCCTGCCGCGCTGGAAGGCAATATGATGCTGAAAGGACGCACCAGCACGATCTATTCCGAAAATGCGCTGATGCAGCTCCAGTTGGGTAAAGATTTGGGCCCAGATGGCAAAGAACTGCTGAAATGGACGACCGATGGCCTGAAGGCTTTTGCTAAATATGCCTACAACGCGTCCGACAACACGTTCCGCCCCATGCTGGCTAACGGCAAAGATCTTTCCAACTATGTATTACCGCGCGACGGTTACTACGGTAAAAAAGGCACTGTCCTCAAACCTTATCCTGCCGATAACACATTCCTGCTGTCGTATGCGCGCGCCTATACGGTTTTACCAGACATGGAACTGTGGCGCGTCGCTCGCGGCATTGCCCGGGCACAGGGGCTGGGTGAGCTAGGCTCTGCGCCAGGGAAAGACGTCAACGTGGATCTCACCACCAAGAACAATGACCCTTACGCGCTATTCGCGCTGCTGGATCTATATCAGGCCAGCAAGGTGAAAGATTACCTATCGTTGGCGGAAAAAGTGGGCGATAACATTATCCGTACGCGTTATACCCATGGCTTCTTCATGGATAGTTCCAATAGACAGTACGCGAATATCGATACCATTGAGCCTTATGCCCTACTGGCGCTGGAAGCGACGGTGCGCAATCAGCCACAGTCTGTTGCCCCGTTCCTGAATGGTGCCGGTTTCACCGAAGGCGGCTACCGCATGGAAGATGGCTCAACGCGCGTTTCCACGCGGGACAACGAGCTTTTCTTGTTGAATGTCGGTGAGGTATTGAAGCCTAACAACAAGAAATAA
- a CDS encoding GntR family transcriptional regulator: MRAGTQKRSKGRPEALAERVYQTLKNDIFDFRLMPGDRFSENEIAERMSVSRTPVRQALFWLEREGYVEVYFRSGWQVRAFDFAYFEELYDFRIVLECEAIRRLCGMPPSHCTTLLADLNRFWIEAPRLDDGNVVSRHDEEFHRGLVAAAGNSEMARVHGELTEKIRIIRRLDFTREDRIDATYKEHARILLAILQQHTEEAQRILTDHIADSKAEVRKITLHMLQQARPQSVPSRSVLPDAFHKSKLTQHD, encoded by the coding sequence ATGCGAGCAGGCACACAGAAGCGTAGCAAAGGTCGCCCTGAGGCGCTGGCGGAACGCGTATACCAAACGCTGAAAAATGACATTTTCGACTTTCGCCTGATGCCGGGCGATCGCTTTAGTGAAAATGAAATTGCCGAACGGATGTCGGTTAGCCGTACCCCTGTGCGTCAGGCACTGTTTTGGCTGGAGCGTGAAGGCTATGTCGAAGTTTATTTTCGCAGCGGCTGGCAGGTGCGGGCGTTTGATTTCGCCTATTTCGAGGAGCTGTATGACTTTCGTATTGTGCTGGAGTGCGAGGCGATCCGACGGTTATGCGGCATGCCACCGAGCCATTGCACCACATTGTTGGCCGATCTGAATCGCTTCTGGATTGAAGCGCCTCGTTTGGATGATGGCAACGTGGTGTCCCGCCACGATGAAGAATTTCACCGAGGCTTAGTGGCGGCCGCAGGCAACAGCGAGATGGCGCGAGTGCACGGTGAACTGACAGAGAAGATCCGTATTATTCGGCGGCTCGATTTTACCCGTGAGGATCGTATCGATGCGACCTACAAAGAACACGCCCGTATTCTGCTGGCGATATTGCAACAACACACTGAGGAGGCACAGCGCATTTTGACCGATCATATTGCCGATAGTAAGGCCGAAGTCAGGAAGATCACCTTGCATATGCTACAGCAGGCTCGGCCGCAATCGGTTCCCTCTAGGTCGGTTTTACCCGACGCATTTCATAAAAGCAAACTCACACAACACGACTAA